The following coding sequences are from one Triticum dicoccoides isolate Atlit2015 ecotype Zavitan chromosome 4A, WEW_v2.0, whole genome shotgun sequence window:
- the LOC119289744 gene encoding GDSL esterase/lipase At4g16230-like encodes MALHVSLLRVGILCLLAMSALASAQYPSSPSSPDSYPSPGSYPSPGSPDGHEGAGEVVPPRNVTCKDTDGKRPGCTSTCPDRCPQQCIVLCPDCKTFCHDEVKPAKPVPPPAMFVFGDGVLDVGNNAYLPKVETEEGHPPQVSQSSSGRFSNGANLADTVATSIGFQQSPPAYMSLNGGLNMWGANYASAGSGIKISTNGERSISLPKQLEHFKVTRSQMEAKLGGDAKLRELLSKSFFLLGTGGQDLDPRWNVESGYPRSQTELQELITLYGEAISSLYDMGARKMAIVNVGIIGCMPPPYRYECDQSLNENATAFDAALKPLMAGLASKKSGLSYSIGDFYGFTTAVFANPSNYGLVNTQDSCSEWSYPDWTYCYNPDGYWFWDPEFMTDRAAKLTAAAFYYGPPQFTFPITFKALLAKK; translated from the exons ATGGCGTTGCATGTCAGTCTGCTCAGGGTGGGTATCCTCTGCTTGCTGGCGATGTCGGCATTGGCGTCGGCGCAATACCCGTCGTCCCCAAgctccccggactcgtatccgtccCCGGGCTCATACCCATCTCCGGGCTCCCCGGACGGCCACGAGGGGGCGGGGGAGGTCGTCCCTCCCAGGAACGTTACCTGCAAGGACACCGACGGGAAGAGGCCGGGGTGCACGAGCACCTGCCCCGACCGCTGCCCCCAGCAGTGCATCGTTCTCTGCCCCGACTGCAAGACATTCTGCC ACGACGAGGTAAAGCCGGCGAAGCCCGTGCCTCCACCGGCCATGTTCGTGTTCGGAGACGGGGTGTTGGACGTCGGCAACAACGCATACTTGCCCAAGGTCGAAACGGAGGAGGGGCACCCCCCTCAAGTCTCCCAATCTAGCAGTGGCAGGTTCAGCAACGGAGCCAACTTGGCCGACACCGTGG CAACATCAATCGGCTTCCAGCAGAGCCCTCCAGCTTACATGTCGTTGAACGGTGGGCTCAACATGTGGGGAGCCAACTATGCCTCAGCGGGTTCCGGTATCAAAATCTCCACT AACGGAGAACGTTCCATCTCGTTGCCGAAGCAGCTTGAGCACTTCAAGGTGACGAGGTCCCAGATGGAGGCCAAGCTGGGTGGCGACGCCAAATTGCGTGAGCTCCTCTCCAagtccttcttcctccttggcaccGGTGGCCAGGACCTCGATCCAAGATGGAACGTCGAGTCTGGATATCCACGATCACAGACCGAGCTCCAGGAGCTCATCACTCTTTACGGGGAAGCCATCTCGTCCCTTTATGACATGGGCGCCAGGAAGATGGCCATCGTAAACGTTGGCATCATCGGTTGCATGCCACCTCCCTACAGGTATGAGTGTGACCAGAGCCTGAACGAGAACGCCACCGCGTTCGACGCGGCCCTGAAGCCCCTAATGGCTGGCCTCGCGTCCAAGAAGTCGGGTCTCTCCTACTCCATCGGCGACTTCTACGGCTTCACCACCGCCGTCTTTGCCAACCCATCAAATTATG GGCTAGTGAATACCCAGGACTCCTGCAGCGAGTGGAGCTACCCCGACTGGACGTACTGCTACAACCCCGATGGTTACTGGTTCTGGGACCCGGAGTTCATGACAGATAGGGCCGCCAAGCTGACAGCTGCTGCGTTCTACTATGGTCCACCCCAATTTACATTTCCAATTACCTTTAAGGCTCTGCTGGCGAAAAAATAA